A genomic window from Chthoniobacterales bacterium includes:
- a CDS encoding glycosyltransferase family 9 protein, protein MRVLILQLKRIGDALLTTPVISALREHQRGAEITIALDRATAALAPALGADHTLIRGDNFWTGLATSRFDVCLDLTGNDRSALATVVSRAPRRITWARFARKPLRKFLYTDFVESSVKLRHTADHHTDLLRALEIHVEEVPLALQLPTYALAEATNALARAGITSSFAVVHPGTARQEKYWLPERWAEVIICLRREHGLPVLLTGSKDPAEAAHLAVIQAALPEPCLNLAGKLSLLGTAAVLKKARLLCAVDSAPVHFADALETPVVALFGPTNPLH, encoded by the coding sequence ACGCATCGGCGACGCGCTGCTCACCACCCCGGTCATCTCCGCCCTTCGCGAGCACCAGCGCGGTGCGGAAATCACCATCGCCCTCGACCGCGCCACCGCCGCGCTCGCTCCCGCCCTCGGCGCGGACCACACCCTCATTCGCGGCGACAATTTCTGGACCGGCCTCGCCACCTCCCGTTTCGACGTCTGCCTCGATCTCACCGGCAACGACCGCAGCGCCCTCGCCACCGTCGTGTCCCGTGCCCCCCGTCGCATCACCTGGGCGCGCTTCGCGAGGAAACCGCTCCGCAAGTTTCTCTACACCGACTTTGTCGAATCCTCGGTGAAACTCCGCCACACCGCGGATCATCACACCGACCTGCTACGCGCCCTCGAGATCCACGTCGAGGAGGTGCCGCTTGCCCTTCAACTCCCCACCTACGCCCTTGCGGAAGCCACCAACGCTCTCGCCAGGGCCGGAATCACCAGCTCCTTCGCCGTCGTGCACCCCGGCACCGCCCGGCAGGAAAAATACTGGCTGCCCGAGCGCTGGGCCGAAGTCATCATCTGCCTCCGCCGCGAACACGGTCTTCCCGTATTGCTCACGGGATCGAAGGATCCCGCCGAGGCCGCCCATCTCGCCGTCATCCAGGCCGCCCTCCCCGAACCCTGCCTCAACCTCGCCGGCAAGCTCAGTCTTCTCGGCACGGCCGCCGTCTTGAAAAAAGCCCGTCTTCTTTGCGCCGTCGATTCCGCGCCCGTGCATTTCGCCGACGCCCTCGAGACGCCAGTCGTCGCCCTCTTCGGCCCTACAAATCCCCTTCAC